Proteins encoded together in one Deinococcus irradiatisoli window:
- a CDS encoding pseudouridine synthase: MPEDQTERLQKRLARAGVASRRAAEELIKAGRVTVNGQVATLGQSVSEADVIEVDDLVVGQAASQHRTFAMYKRRGVIVTAHDEKGRPAVLDHMPDIPGLHPVGRLDRDSEGLLLLTTDGELTLRLTHPRYGHDKVYRAWIEGGVPDNATLDDLEDGIELEDGFTAPARVDRAGRGVYVTLREGKNRQVRRMLEAVGYPVTRLVRVRLGGLWLEDLVPGEWRELGERDLFDLEHPDKTPEHVWARKERLTRERWG; encoded by the coding sequence ATGCCTGAAGACCAGACCGAGCGCCTGCAAAAACGCCTGGCCCGCGCTGGGGTCGCCTCGCGCCGGGCCGCCGAGGAACTCATCAAGGCCGGGCGCGTCACGGTGAACGGGCAGGTAGCGACGCTGGGCCAGAGCGTCAGCGAGGCCGACGTGATCGAGGTGGACGACCTGGTGGTGGGCCAGGCGGCTTCGCAGCACCGCACCTTCGCCATGTACAAACGCCGGGGCGTGATCGTCACCGCCCACGACGAGAAGGGCCGCCCGGCGGTGCTCGACCACATGCCCGACATCCCCGGCCTGCATCCGGTGGGACGGCTCGACCGCGATTCGGAAGGGCTGCTGCTGCTGACTACCGACGGTGAACTCACCCTGCGCCTGACCCACCCCCGCTACGGCCACGACAAGGTCTACCGCGCCTGGATCGAGGGCGGCGTGCCGGACAACGCCACCCTCGACGACTTGGAAGACGGCATCGAACTCGAGGACGGGTTCACGGCCCCGGCACGGGTGGACCGGGCCGGCAGGGGCGTGTACGTGACCCTGCGCGAGGGCAAGAACCGGCAGGTGCGCCGGATGCTCGAAGCGGTGGGCTACCCGGTGACCCGGCTGGTGCGGGTGCGGCTGGGCGGGCTGTGGCTCGAAGACCTGGTGCCGGGCGAGTGGCGCGAGCTCGGTGAGCGCGACCTGTTCGACCTGGAACACCCTGACAAGACGCCCGAGCACGTCTGGGCCCGCAAGGAGCGGCTGACCCGCGAGCGCTGGGGCTGA
- the rpsB gene encoding 30S ribosomal protein S2, whose product MSYIGMKQLLEAGVHFGHETKRWNPKFKRFIFAERNGIFIIDLQKTLKQIDRSFDFIKDLAERGGTILFVGTKKQAQEIVELEARRTGMPYVTSRWLGGMMTNFRTMRTRIDRLGELDELFESGRINDRPKAERIQLGSERDRLLRYVGGIRKMTRLPDAIFVVDPTKEVIAVQEANKLGIPVIALADTDSDPDVIDYIVPGNDDAIRSIQLITHRVGDLIVEARGGGEDVSSERVSEDNADIEAAQAPVEDDVAMFTTQGGVGGEASQNLTQGQQIASGAEQALENEIRG is encoded by the coding sequence ATGTCCTACATTGGAATGAAGCAGTTGCTCGAAGCGGGTGTTCACTTCGGACACGAAACCAAGCGTTGGAACCCCAAGTTCAAGCGCTTTATCTTCGCCGAGCGCAACGGCATTTTCATCATCGACCTACAAAAGACCCTCAAGCAGATCGACCGCAGCTTTGATTTCATCAAGGACCTCGCGGAGCGCGGCGGCACCATTTTGTTCGTCGGCACCAAGAAGCAGGCGCAGGAAATCGTGGAACTCGAAGCCCGCCGCACCGGCATGCCCTACGTGACCAGCCGCTGGCTCGGCGGTATGATGACCAACTTCCGCACCATGCGTACCCGCATCGACCGCCTCGGCGAACTCGACGAGCTGTTCGAATCGGGCCGCATCAACGACCGCCCCAAGGCCGAGCGCATTCAGCTGGGCAGCGAGCGCGACCGCCTGCTGCGCTACGTCGGCGGCATCCGCAAGATGACCCGCCTGCCCGACGCCATCTTCGTGGTCGATCCCACCAAGGAAGTCATCGCGGTGCAGGAAGCCAACAAGCTGGGCATTCCGGTGATCGCGCTGGCCGACACCGATTCTGACCCTGACGTGATCGATTACATCGTGCCGGGCAACGACGACGCCATTCGCAGCATCCAGCTGATCACCCACCGCGTCGGCGACCTGATCGTCGAAGCGCGCGGCGGCGGCGAGGACGTCAGCAGCGAGCGCGTCAGTGAGGACAACGCCGACATCGAAGCGGCCCAGGCCCCGGTCGAGGACGACGTGGCGATGTTCACGACCCAGGGCGGCGTCGGCGGCGAGGCCAGCCAGAACCTGACCCAGGGCCAGCAGATCGCCTCGGGGGCCGAGCAGGCGCTCGAGAACGAAATCCGGGGCTAA
- the tsf gene encoding translation elongation factor Ts, producing MLESIKKLRELTGAGMMDVKKALADAGNDEEKAVALLRERGIVKAAKKSDREAKEGLVRFAVDGSNAAIVEVNSETDFVARNADFQALVERLAQAALQAKTNSLEEFKQFKLESGDTVETAVAAAAGTIGENLVLNRVAYLEGQNVAGYIHSNGKIGVLVDLAGGQEQQAKDVALHVAAERPQYLSRDEVNAEDIEKEREILTNKAINEGKNPDLAAKIVNGQIGKFYEERVLPEQKFVKDNSLTVGKYLGDTSIRRFVRFEIGS from the coding sequence ATGCTGGAATCAATCAAGAAGCTGCGCGAACTGACCGGCGCGGGCATGATGGACGTCAAGAAGGCGCTGGCCGACGCCGGCAACGACGAAGAAAAAGCGGTGGCCCTGCTGCGCGAGCGCGGCATCGTCAAGGCCGCCAAGAAGTCCGACCGTGAAGCCAAGGAAGGGCTGGTGCGCTTCGCCGTGGACGGCAGCAACGCCGCCATCGTGGAAGTCAACAGCGAGACCGACTTCGTGGCGCGCAACGCCGACTTCCAGGCGCTGGTGGAACGCCTGGCCCAGGCCGCGCTGCAGGCCAAGACCAACAGCCTCGAGGAATTCAAGCAGTTCAAGCTCGAGAGCGGCGACACCGTGGAAACGGCGGTCGCGGCGGCGGCCGGCACCATCGGCGAGAACCTGGTCCTGAACCGGGTGGCCTACCTGGAAGGCCAGAACGTGGCCGGCTACATCCACAGCAACGGCAAGATCGGCGTGCTGGTGGACCTGGCCGGCGGGCAGGAGCAGCAGGCCAAGGACGTGGCCCTGCACGTGGCTGCCGAGCGCCCCCAGTACCTCAGCCGCGACGAAGTCAACGCCGAGGACATCGAAAAAGAGCGCGAGATTCTGACCAACAAGGCCATCAACGAGGGCAAGAACCCCGACCTGGCCGCCAAGATCGTCAACGGTCAGATCGGCAAGTTCTACGAGGAGCGGGTGCTGCCCGAGCAGAAGTTCGTCAAGGACAACAGCCTGACGGTGGGCAAGTACCTGGGCGACACCAGCATCCGGCGCTTCGTGCGCTTCGAGATCGGATCGTAA
- the pyrH gene encoding UMP kinase: protein MYKRVLLKLSGEFLAGAQGFGIVPEATDQLARDLVSALDGTGVELCIVIGGGNFWRGARNGQGMDPATADYIGMLGTVMNAMALQDAMERAGQPTRVMSAIQMAAVAEPYIRRRAMRHMEKGRVVIFGGGNGAPFFTTDTTATLRALEVGAEVVLYAKNKVDGVYDSDPQKNPDAKRYDQLTHMDVIEQRLAVMDATAITLCMDKGLPLVVFDIFQEGNLRRLFAGERVGTLITA from the coding sequence ATGTACAAACGCGTTCTTCTCAAACTCTCCGGTGAATTTCTGGCGGGCGCCCAGGGCTTCGGCATCGTGCCGGAAGCCACCGACCAGCTCGCCCGCGACCTCGTTTCGGCACTGGACGGCACCGGGGTCGAGCTGTGCATCGTGATCGGCGGCGGCAACTTCTGGCGCGGCGCCCGCAACGGCCAGGGCATGGACCCGGCCACTGCCGACTACATCGGCATGCTCGGCACCGTCATGAACGCCATGGCCCTGCAAGACGCCATGGAGCGCGCCGGGCAGCCCACCCGCGTGATGAGCGCCATTCAGATGGCGGCGGTGGCCGAGCCGTACATTCGCCGCCGGGCCATGCGCCACATGGAAAAAGGCCGGGTGGTGATTTTCGGCGGCGGCAACGGCGCGCCGTTTTTCACCACCGACACCACCGCCACCCTGCGCGCCCTGGAAGTCGGCGCCGAAGTGGTGCTGTACGCCAAGAACAAGGTGGACGGCGTCTACGACTCGGACCCGCAGAAGAATCCGGACGCCAAACGCTACGACCAGCTGACGCACATGGACGTGATCGAGCAGCGCCTGGCGGTCATGGACGCCACGGCCATCACCCTGTGCATGGATAAAGGCTTGCCGCTGGTGGTGTTTGATATTTTCCAGGAAGGCAACCTGCGCCGCCTGTTCGCGGGTGAGCGGGTCGGCACGCTGATCACCGCTTAG
- the frr gene encoding ribosome recycling factor — protein MDMKQIQSEARSKMVKAIEALEQSLSVLRTGRANPGILKKVQVDYYGSTMPIDQVASISTPDARTLVITPWDRGALNPIEKAIRDSDLGLNPNNKGDTIFISLPMLTEERRKDLIKNARTYGEDAKVAVRSLRKHALDDLKKVDGVGEDEIKRGETEVQKLTDEFIKRVDDTVSAKEQDILG, from the coding sequence ATGGACATGAAACAGATTCAAAGCGAAGCGCGCAGCAAGATGGTCAAGGCCATCGAAGCGCTGGAACAGAGCCTGTCGGTGCTGCGAACCGGGCGCGCCAATCCCGGCATTCTGAAAAAAGTGCAGGTGGATTACTACGGCTCCACCATGCCGATCGATCAGGTCGCCAGCATCAGCACCCCCGACGCCCGCACCCTGGTGATCACCCCCTGGGACCGGGGGGCCCTCAACCCCATCGAAAAGGCCATCCGCGACTCGGATTTGGGCCTCAATCCCAACAACAAGGGCGACACCATCTTCATCAGCTTGCCGATGCTCACCGAGGAGCGGCGCAAGGACCTGATCAAGAACGCCCGCACCTACGGCGAGGACGCCAAGGTGGCGGTGCGCAGCCTACGCAAGCACGCCCTGGACGACCTCAAGAAAGTCGACGGGGTGGGTGAGGACGAGATCAAGCGCGGGGAGACCGAGGTGCAAAAGCTCACCGACGAGTTCATCAAGCGGGTGGACGACACGGTGAGTGCCAAGGAGCAGGACATCCTCGGGTGA
- a CDS encoding phosphatidate cytidylyltransferase, translating to MESLSTRVMTSVVGFVLVCVVVYFGWVTFLPFLLVLGFLALREYIRMVDRRDIDVRRIGLYVFGAALLVASYPGWPAPWAGGSWREVVLTAAIGYLLVIEVMSPGERPLERVVYSVFGLLYIPWLLGYFLMLRYTPDEEGGLLFFALPLLATFAADIGGYFFGHFFGKRKLAPEVSPGKTVEGAIGGLLFSFFVVVLVTRLARIWSLPDAFLYAVMVASASQLGDLSESLLKRSLGAKDSGTTLPGHGGILDRLDSLLFAVPITYVFLNLNVF from the coding sequence ATGGAATCGCTCAGCACCCGCGTGATGACATCGGTGGTGGGCTTCGTGCTGGTGTGTGTGGTGGTGTATTTCGGCTGGGTCACTTTTTTGCCGTTTCTGCTGGTGCTCGGCTTTCTGGCGCTGCGCGAATACATCCGCATGGTGGACCGGCGCGACATCGACGTGCGCCGCATCGGGCTCTACGTATTCGGCGCGGCGCTCCTGGTCGCCAGCTATCCCGGCTGGCCGGCGCCGTGGGCCGGCGGTTCGTGGCGCGAGGTGGTGCTGACGGCGGCGATCGGCTACCTGCTGGTCATCGAGGTGATGAGCCCCGGCGAGCGGCCGCTGGAACGGGTGGTATACAGCGTGTTTGGGCTGCTCTACATCCCCTGGCTGCTCGGCTACTTCCTGATGCTGCGCTATACCCCCGACGAGGAAGGCGGCCTGCTGTTCTTCGCCCTGCCGCTGCTGGCGACCTTCGCGGCCGACATCGGCGGGTATTTCTTCGGGCATTTTTTCGGCAAGCGCAAGCTGGCTCCGGAAGTCAGCCCCGGCAAAACCGTCGAGGGCGCCATCGGCGGGTTGCTGTTCAGCTTCTTCGTGGTGGTGCTGGTGACCCGGCTGGCCCGCATCTGGAGCCTGCCGGACGCGTTTCTCTACGCCGTGATGGTCGCCAGCGCCTCGCAGCTCGGCGACCTCAGCGAGAGCCTGCTCAAGCGCTCGCTGGGCGCCAAGGACAGCGGCACGACCCTGCCGGGGCACGGTGGCATCCTCGACCGGCTCGACTCGCTTCTGTTCGCTGTGCCGATCACCTACGTGTTTCTGAACCTCAACGTGTTCTGA